The Iamia sp. SCSIO 61187 genomic sequence GATGACGTCGTCACAGACCCGGTGGACCGTCCCCGTCGAAGAGGCTGACCCATGCGTACATCTCCCCGCCCATGACCCAGGCAGTGTCGTGCGGTCCCACGCCCTGCCAGCCCAGCCGCAGGGCGGTGGCGAGGGCCTCGTCAGCCCAGAGGGCCCGGTGCTCGGACGACCGGGCCACGTGCCACACCAGCTTCCACAGCGGCAGCCCGGATCGCAGCCGGCCGATCCAGTAGGCCCGTCCGTCGGGCTCGGCCGGGCGCTCGAGGGCGGTGGCGTAGAGGTGGTCGACGATCTGGTCCGGTGTCATCCCCGCGTAGGTCGCCCGGGCTTCGGCCGATGCGCCGAAGAGGCGGGCCATGCGGTCGCCGGCGAGCCCACCCTGGAGCCGGTCGGCCCAGTACCGGAGCCCCCCCGTGTCGGGCGGGCGGCCGAAGAAGGCGACGTACTGCCGGGTCGCCTCGCCCACCGATGCGTCGACCTGCGGCTCGCGCACCATGCGCAGCACCATCTCCCGGTTGGGAGTCTCCCCGGCGACGAGCTCGGCCACGAGGTCGTCGTGCTCGGCCGGGCCCACCGGTCGCCGCGGCAGCGGCGCCAGCACCTCGTCGACGAACTGGTCGGGCGAGCCCCACGGCTCCCACTCGGACCCGAACGAGAGCGGCACCCGATCGCTCATCAGGCCCTCGTAGACCAGGGACAGGGTGCAGGGCGACGTGCGGCAGTCGTGGAGGCCCGTCGGCAGGGGCAGGTACCGGTGGACGCGCGTGGTGTCCACGTTCGAATGGATGTGCTGGCTGGCGGCCTCGAACTCCGACCAGACCGGCACGTCCGTCCTCGACGGGCCCACGACGCAGTCCCGCTCCAGGTCGGGCTCCGCCACCTCCCGGCAG encodes the following:
- a CDS encoding DUF4214 domain-containing protein, which codes for MTERWRRVLALGAIAAALSLPTGGAPAAAQARPTLVASPTTQLHEGSDVHLSTEGWPEGVPGSEQPLLVTTCREVAEPDLERDCVVGPSRTDVPVWSEFEAASQHIHSNVDTTRVHRYLPLPTGLHDCRTSPCTLSLVYEGLMSDRVPLSFGSEWEPWGSPDQFVDEVLAPLPRRPVGPAEHDDLVAELVAGETPNREMVLRMVREPQVDASVGEATRQYVAFFGRPPDTGGLRYWADRLQGGLAGDRMARLFGASAEARATYAGMTPDQIVDHLYATALERPAEPDGRAYWIGRLRSGLPLWKLVWHVARSSEHRALWADEALATALRLGWQGVGPHDTAWVMGGEMYAWVSLFDGDGPPGL